In Euphorbia lathyris chromosome 10, ddEupLath1.1, whole genome shotgun sequence, a single genomic region encodes these proteins:
- the LOC136208728 gene encoding SWI/SNF complex component SNF12 homolog: MSVNNNNNNNNPSKSHGQSSSPFGNAGMVNPSMSMNPAFSQPQSPAQIGTGFQGQFQLSQAQATVQAQLKAQQAHAQAQAQAAHAAHVHAQFQAQLQAQAQGMSLSQAQNAGIANLGSPSPSFQTPGNLMKRLPQKPPVRPPSVPMQNMVSPLKNMDLTPAARRKKQKLPEKQLHERVAAILPESALYTQLLEFEARVDAALARKKVDIQEALKSPPCVQKTLRIYVFNTFANQIRTIPKKPNADPPTWTLKIVGRILEEGIDPDQPGVAQKPNPLYPKFSAFFKRVSIMLDQRLYPDNHMIVWENSRTPAPHEGFEVKRKGEKEFTVTIRLEMNYVPEKFKLSPALMEVLGIEVDTRPRIIAAIWHYVKARKLQNPEDPSYFHCDPPLQKVFGEVKMKFTMVSQKISQHLFPPQPIVLEHKIKLSGNSPAGTACYDVVVDVPFPIQRELSALLANAEKNKEIETCDEAICGAIRKIHEHRRRRAFFLGFSQSPVEFINALIESQGRDLKLVAGEGSRSAEKERRSDLFNQPWVEDAVIRYLNRKPAAGSDAPGSM; the protein is encoded by the exons ATGTCTGtgaataataacaacaataataataacccGTCCAAGAGCCATGGTCAATCTTCATCACCTTTTGGAAATGCGGGAATGGTCAACCCATCTATGTCTATGAACCCAGCATTCTCACAACCACAATCCCCGGCACAAATTGGCACTGGCTTTCAGGGTCAGTTCCAGCTATCCCAAGCGCAGGCCACTGTCCAGGCACAGTTGAAAGCACAGCAGGCTCATGCACAAGCACAGGCCCAAGCAGCTCATGCTGCACATGTTCATGCTCAATTCCAAGCACAGTTGCAGGCGCAGGCGCAGGGGATGTCTCTTAGTCAAGCCCAGAATGCTGGCATAGCTAATTTAGGTTCACCGTCACCGTCGTTTCAAACTCCTGGTAACTTGATGAAGCGACTACCTCAAAAACCACCAGTTCGTCCTCCTAGTGTTCCTATGCAAAACATGGTTTCCCCATTGAAAAATATGGATCTTACCCCTGCAGCTCGTAGGAAGAAGCAAAAGCTCCCAGAAAAGCAGTTACATGAGAGAGTTGCAGCAATTCTGCCTGAATCTGCTCTATACACTCAGCTTCTTGAGTTTGAGGCTCGTGTTGATGCTGCTTTAGCTAGAAAGAAGGTTGATATTCAAGAAGCTCTCAAAAGTCCTCCTTGTGTTCAAAAGACACTTcgaatttatgtttttaatacaTTTGCCAATCAGATCAGAACAATTCCCAAGAAGCCAAATGCTGATCCTCCAACTTGGACTCTCAAGATTGTGGGGAGAATCTTGGAAGAGGGAATAGATCCTGACCAGCCTGGAGTAGCTCAGAAACCAAATCCCTTGTATCCAAAGTTCTCAGCGTTCTTCAAGAGAGTTAGCATCATGTTGGATCAGAGATTATATCCTGATAATCATATGATTGTATGGGAGAATTCTCGGACACCAGCACCTCATGAGGGTTTTGAAGTGAAGAGAAAGGGGGAGAAAGAATTCACAGTTACCATACGGTTGGAAATGAATTATGTTCCTGAGAAATTTAAGCTCTCTCCAGCCTTGATGGAGGTTCTTGGTATAGAGGTTGACACCCGACCTAGAATAATAGCTGCAATCTGGCATTATGTGAAGGCTAGGAAACTGCAAAATCCAGAGgacccttcttatttccattGTGATCCACCTCTTCAGAAAGTATTCGGGGAAGTGAAGATGAAGTTCACCATGGTTTCACAGAAGATATCGCAGCATTTATTTCCTCCTCAACCAATAGTTTTGGAGCACAAGATAAAGCTTTCGGGAAATAGTCCAGCTGGAACTGCATGCTATGATGTGGTTGTTGATGTACCCTTCCCTATACAGAGGGAATTGTCCGCCTTGTTGGCCAATGCAGAGAAGAACAAAGAGATAGAGACCTGCGACGAAGCAATTTGTGGTGCTATAAGAAAAATTCATGAACACCGCAGGAGGCGTGCGTTCTTCCTTGGTTTCAGCCAATCGCCTGTGGAGTTTATTAATGCTTTGATTGAATCTCAAGGAAGGGATTTGAAGCTCGTGGCTGGAGAAGGTAGCCGAAGTGCAGAAAAAGAGCGTCGGTCAGATCTCTTCAACCAACCTTG GGTTGAAGATGCAGTTATTCGGTACTTGAATCGTAAGCCAGCTGCAGGAAGTGATGCTCCCGGAAGCATGTGA